The stretch of DNA CAGCCCCGGGTGGGCCCTGAGCAGCTCGATGAGCAGGGTCCCGTCACCCCCGCCGACGTCGGCCAGGCTGCCCAGCCGCCCCCAGGCGCAGGCCGCGGCGATGTCCGGCGCCACCGTCGACACATCGGAGCTCATCTGCGCGTCGAAGACCGCCGAACGCTCCGGGGCGGCCGCCAGGTCCTCCCAGAAGCCGCGGCCGTACTGCTCGGGGAAGGACGCGCTCCCGGTCCGCACACTGCGCGGCAGGTGCACGAAGGCCAGATCGGCCCGGGTGACGGGGTGCTCGACCGAGAGGAAGGCGCGCACCGAGCGCGGGTGCTCCGAGCGCAGCCGCTCGCCCTCGCCGACCAGGTCGTAGCGGCCCTGCCCGTCGCGCTCGGCCAACCCCACCTGGACCAGGTGCTCCAGCACCCTGCCCAGCGCGTCCGGATCGGCCCCCGCGGCCTCGGCCAGTTCCTCCGGGGTTCGGCGCCCTTCGGCCATGTGGTCGCCGAGCCGCAGCGTGGCCGCGGTCCGCACCGCCATCGGGGTGATCAGGTCGGACAGCCGCGCCAGGTCGACGTCCTCCGCCCGGGCTCCGTCTCCGTCGCTCATCCGCGCCTCCTCGTTCCGGGGAGCGGAAACGCCCGCCGCCGGGGGAGGGCGATCCCGGCCCGCCGGCCACCCGCCCCGAGCCGGCCGGCACCGGGCAGAAAGCGCCCGGTGCGCCCGGCATGGCGCCGGTGGTCCTGCCCGTGCACGGCGGCGGGACAGGGCTCCTCGACCGGCCTGACCTGAATCTGCACCGCCGCGGTGAACACGGCCGGCGCCGCAGCGGAGAGCGGCGTCGGCACCGCCGCGACCAGGTCGACCAGGAGCGCACCCCGAAGGCGAGGAGCAGGCCGGCCAGGGCGATCAGCGCCCTGGGGCGCCTCCTTCGGGATCTCCAGTCCGGCGGTCGCCGGCGGCCCGGACCAGGGCCCGTCCGTCAGGCGCAGCAGGAGCAGCCCGGGGCGCACCCGCAGGCATCCGCCCCGCCCCCGGCGGCCCCGCCCTCCGCCTCTTCCGCGCCGGCGGCCACCGCGATCCCGGACGGGGCGCAGCAGGCGTCGCCGCGCCATGCCTCGCGCCCCTCCTTCACCGCCAGGGCCGCGATGAGCAGGGCGACCGCCGGGTCGGCCCAGGACCAGCCGAGCAGCGCGTTGAGCAGCAGCCCGATGAGCAGCGCGGCCGACAGGTAGGTGCACAGCAGGGTCTGCTTGGAGTCGGCGACCGCGGAGGCCGAGCCCAGCTCGCGGCCGGCCCTGCGCTGGGCCAGCGAGAGGAACGGCATGATCGCCACGGACAGCGCGGCGAGCGCGATGCCCACCCCGGACGGGTCGGCCTCTCCCGCGCCGAGCAGCGAGCGCAGCGCCTCCACCGTCACGTAGCCGGCCAGCGCGAAGAACGCCACCGCGATGATCAGCATCGCCGTCTTCTCCCGGGCCTGGCGCACCGCCGCCTCACGTGCGGAGAACTGCCAGGCCACCGCCAGCGCGGAGGACACCTCGATCACCGAGTCCAGGCCGAACCCGATCAGCGCGGCCGACGAGGCGGCGGCCCCCGCACCGATCGCCACCACCGCCTCGACCGCGTTGTAGGCGATGGTCGCGGCCACCAGCAGCCGGATGCGGCGGGTGAGCACCGCCCGCCGGCCGGCGCCGGGGCGGGCTCCGGCGGGCGCCGCCATCAGCAGCACCCCTCGGTCCCGGCGTCGGGGCAGGTGGTGTCGGCGGCCACCGCCAGCACGGCCGAGCGCAGATCGTCCAGCGCGTGCCCGAGCCGCGGGTCGGCCAGCTCGTAGCGGACCCTGCGGCCGACCGGCACCGCGACCACCAGGCCGCAGTCGCGCAGGCAGGCCAGGTGGTTGGAGAGCCGGGTGCGGGTGATGCCCAGCGCCTCGGCGAGGTCGGCCGGGTGCGCCGGGCCCTCGCGGAGCACGAGCAGCACCCGGCAGCGGATCGGGTCGGCCAGCGCCCGCCCGAACCGGGCCAGGGCGTCGATGTCGGTGGCGATCTGCAGCATGCGCCGATCGTACACATATCCCTGAATTCAGAAAACCCTGAATCATTGGTCGCGGCGCCGCCGCACCGCGGCGCTCTCGGCGTTCCGGCCCTGTCAACGCGGCTTGGACAGGGGCGGAACGCCGAGAGCAGCGAAAGGGCCGGGGCCCGTGTGGTCGGGCCCCGGCCGGGGGGGAGGTCTGCCCGGCCGCTACAGGGCGGCCAGCCGCTCCATCGGGAACGGCGGGCTGGCCAGCGGGCGGGTCGCCAGGCGGATCAGCATCAGCGGGTTGTCGTCCCCGGCGCTGCGGTTGGCGCTGAGCGCGTCGCACCCGGAGCAGCGGTGGATGATCACCCATTCGCCGCCGCCGCGCACCGAGATGGCGATGGGCTCCATGCGCGCGTGGCACTCGGAGGCCCGGTCGCCCGGGACGTGGTCGTCGACGTGCTTGCTGTGCAGGCAGTTCGGGCAGTGGTTGCGGTGCCGCGTCCCCGGCGCGCTCAACGGGACGTCGAGGCGGCAGTGGATGCAGCGGAAGGAGTCGGCCTCCTGCCGGAGGCGCGGTCGTCGTTGTGCTTCGCGTCGTCTGGACACGCTTGGTGGCTCCTTGCCGAGTGTCGAGCGGTACCGGTCACACGGCGCCGCCCGCCCCTCCGCACAGGGCCCTCATCCCGGAGGCCGCTCAGGCCGCCGGTCCGTTCACTGGTCAAGCCCTCCGCGGAGAGACGACGGCGCTCGACACGGCCCGGGGCGCACCCCACCACTTACTGCGCATACAGACGACACACTCGCTTTCAACTGGACGAACCGGAAAAGCGCAGGCCGCACCGCGGCCCGCAGCGACGATTGAAGCCCGCGGCGCCCGGCGGGCGCAACGGGTTTTTCACCCGGCCGACAGCAGCGCCGCCACCTCGCCGCCGGTCCACCTTCCGGACGCCCCGGGGCGGGAGGCCAGATAGTCGCCGGTGCGGCCCGGCCCCCACCGGTGCGCGGCCTCCAGCCCGGCGCCGATCACCGCCAGGTACCCGGCGGAGGGGGCGTTCGGTTCGACGTCGGCGGCGCCCCAGTGCGCGGTGAAGGTCAGCACCGGGCGGCCCGCGATGTCGCCGCAGTACAGCAGCGTCTCGTACCGGCCGGGCCCGAGGACCGCCCGGCCGGTCCGCAGCGCGGCGCGCGGATCCGGGCCGTCCCCGGGGGAGCGGTACATCTCCTGAGCGGCGATGTCGGCGAACTGCTCCGCGCCGACCAGGTAGGCCCGGGCCGGCGCCGCCCCCGGCAGCGCCGGGTCGAGCATCGCCAGACCGCCGCCCCACATCGGCGACTCCAGGCCGAAGTAGACCCCGCCGCGCAGCCAGAGCGCCGCCTCGGCCCGCGGCGGCCTCCGGTCCCTGCACCCGGGGTTCTCCCGCGTCCCGCCCGGCGGAGCGCCCCCGGAGACGTAGCAGGAGAACCGCCCCCGGTCGGTGTTGGCTCCGTAGCTCGCGTACCAGACCAGGTCGTCGCCGCCGTCCGCCGCCATCCGCGCCCTTCCCGTACCGGAACCGCTTCCCTGACGGGGTTCCCGGAAACGGCCGGGCCGCACCTCCGGCGGGGCGTCCTCGAACCCGCCGGCGGTGCGGCCCCGGTCAGTCGATCAGCTTGCGCTCGTAGCAGACGCTCGCTTCGCAGTCCACGTAGTGGCCGAAGCGGTCGATCCGGTAGTAGCCGCACCGCTCGTACAGCCGGATCGCCTCCGGCTGCTCGACACCGGTCTCCAGGCGCATGACGGTGGCCCCGGCGTCCACGGCGTAGCGCTCCAGGGCGCGCAGCAGCACCTGGCCGATGCGCCGACCGCGCCACTCCGGCACCACGTACATCCGCTTGACCTCGAAGGCCTCCGCGTCGAGCCTGCGCAGGGCGCCGCAGCCGACCGGCTCGCTGCTACGCCCATCGGCCGCCAGCAGGAAAGTGGAGACGTCTCGACCGGAGGGCTTGGGCCCGAGCTCGATGTCGCCCCCGTACCGCTCGACGGTCTCCCGCTCCTACTCGTCCCGGAGCCGCTTTCCGACCGGGTCGTCCCAGTCCATCTCTTGAAGGGTGATCTGCACGGGGAGGAAGCCTACGTCCCATGCGGAAGTGGTTGAAAACGCGCCCCCGCGCCGGAAGAATCCCAGTTCAGCGAGACTGCTCCCCGCGCGTGCGGGGATGGTCCCCACCGGGACCAGGACAAAGACCAGCACTAAGACTGCTCCCCGCGCGTGCGGGGATGGTCCCAACGTGAACAGCAGCTCTTCGCGCTGTTTGGCCTGCTCCCCGCGCGTGCGGGGATGGTCCCCCGGTGCTGCGCTGGTCGGTGAGAGCGTTCACCTGCTCCCCGCGCGTGCGGGGATGGTCCCCAGGAGAGGATCGGGCGAGGATCGCGCAGCGCCTGCTCCCCGCGCGTGCGGGGATGGTCCCTCGTCGTCCTGGCACCAGTCGATGGCGCGGTGCTGCTCCCCCCGCGCGGGGTCTAGTCATCCCTCAGGCCAGTGCCGTAGAGCGCGCAAACGGGCCAGGAAGACCGACTCCGCCGGTGAGAGCACCCGGTCCCGGCGGTGGCAGACCATGATCGGGCGGCCCGGGCGGCGGGGGCGTACGTCGAGGACCGCCAGGGAGCCGGTGGCCACGTCCCGGGCCACCGCGTGCTCCGACAGCAGGGCGATGCCCAGCCCCGCGCCGACCGCCTGCTTGGCGGTCTCGGCTCCCCACACGTCGGCGGTCGCGGCGCCGGTCAGGCCCCACAGTTCCAGGGTGGCCAGCTGCTCGTCGCGGGTGGAGGAGCCCGGTTCGCGGAGCAGGAAGCGCTCGCCGGACAGCTCACCGGGGTCCAGCGGCCCGGCGGCGCCGGCCAGCCGGTGGCCGGGGTCCGCGCACAGCAGCAGGCCGTCGCTGAGCAGCGGCTCGACCAGCAGCTGCGGCGCCGAGGGGCCGCCCGCGACCACCGCCAGGCCGATCTCGCCCTCCAGCAGAGCCGCCTCCACCTGCCCGCTGTTGCCGACGAACAGGTCGAACTCCACCCCAGGGAACTCCTCGCGGAACCGGGCGGTCAGGCCGGGCAGCAGGTAGGTGCCGACGGTGGTGGTGCCGCCCACCCGCAGCCGCCCGGCGCGCAGGCCCTGGATCTGCTCGACCGCGGCGACCGCCTCCTCGGTGAGCAGCAGCAGGCGGCGGGCGTACTGCGCCAGCGCCTCCCCCTCGGCGGTGGGGCGGATCCGCGCCCCGGAGCGGTCGACCAGGGTGGCGCCCATCGACGCCTCCAACTTCTTCACCTGCGTGGAGACCGACGGCTGGCTCATGTACAGCTTCTGCGCCGCCGCGGAGAAGCTGCCGTGCTCCAGCACCCGCAGGAAGATCTCCAACCGGTGCAGGTTCAGATGCATCCGCGCCCCGCCCTCCCTCGCGTCGGTGGCGTCCCAGCCAACGCCATCGGCGCACGCCGTGTCCAGCCCTGATCTCCCAGGTGGAGCCCTGTGCCGCCTTCCGTGTCGATCTTGACGTCCCGGGCCTATCCCGGCATGTTGATAGGCCCGGAACGTCAGGATCATCGGGGAAGGGCCGTGGGCTAGTAGGAGATGCAGGCCGACCGCCACTCGGTGTAGAAGTCCCACACCTGCGGGGAGCACTCCGGCGCGCCGTACTGGGAGAGCTTGGAGCCCATGTGCGGCAGGTGCGCGTAGGCGCCCACGCCGGGTCGGTTGACGTGCAGCATCCCCGCCTCGAACCGGTCCAGCGCCTCGAAGATGCGGGCGGTGTCGGCGGTGAAGACCGTGCCCGACATGCCGTAGCGGACCGAGTTGGCGATGCGCAGCGCGTCGTCGAAGCCCGAGCAGGAGATCACCGACAGCACCGGCCCGAACACCTCCTCCTGGGCGATCTCGGCGTCGGGGGCGATGCCGGCCAGGACCGTGGGGGCCACGTAGTTGCCCTCCGGCAGGCCCTCCCCGGCGGGGCCGCCGCCGCACACCACCCGGGCGCCGGCCCGCACCGCCCGGTCGACCGCCTCCAGGCAGGCGGCCTTGCGCTCGGGGGTGACCACCGGCCCGATGTCGGTGGCCGGGTCGGCGCCGGGGCCGACCCGCATCCCCGCGACCCGCTTGCGCAGCCGCTCCAGCAGCGCCTCCTGCACCGAGGCGTCGACCACCACCCGGCTGGTGGCGCTGCACCGCTGCCCGGCCTGGCCGAACGCGCCGTGCACGATGGCGTCGGCGGCCCGGTCCAGGTCGGCGTCGT from Nocardiopsis composta encodes:
- a CDS encoding histone deacetylase, whose amino-acid sequence is MAADGGDDLVWYASYGANTDRGRFSCYVSGGAPPGGTRENPGCRDRRPPRAEAALWLRGGVYFGLESPMWGGGLAMLDPALPGAAPARAYLVGAEQFADIAAQEMYRSPGDGPDPRAALRTGRAVLGPGRYETLLYCGDIAGRPVLTFTAHWGAADVEPNAPSAGYLAVIGAGLEAAHRWGPGRTGDYLASRPGASGRWTGGEVAALLSAG
- a CDS encoding RNHCP domain-containing protein; the protein is MSRRREAQRRPRLRQEADSFRCIHCRLDVPLSAPGTRHRNHCPNCLHSKHVDDHVPGDRASECHARMEPIAISVRGGGEWVIIHRCSGCDALSANRSAGDDNPLMLIRLATRPLASPPFPMERLAAL
- a CDS encoding GNAT family N-acetyltransferase, with product MELGPKPSGRDVSTFLLAADGRSSEPVGCGALRRLDAEAFEVKRMYVVPEWRGRRIGQVLLRALERYAVDAGATVMRLETGVEQPEAIRLYERCGYYRIDRFGHYVDCEASVCYERKLID
- a CDS encoding LysR family transcriptional regulator, with the protein product MHLNLHRLEIFLRVLEHGSFSAAAQKLYMSQPSVSTQVKKLEASMGATLVDRSGARIRPTAEGEALAQYARRLLLLTEEAVAAVEQIQGLRAGRLRVGGTTTVGTYLLPGLTARFREEFPGVEFDLFVGNSGQVEAALLEGEIGLAVVAGGPSAPQLLVEPLLSDGLLLCADPGHRLAGAAGPLDPGELSGERFLLREPGSSTRDEQLATLELWGLTGAATADVWGAETAKQAVGAGLGIALLSEHAVARDVATGSLAVLDVRPRRPGRPIMVCHRRDRVLSPAESVFLARLRALRHWPEG
- a CDS encoding ArsR/SmtB family transcription factor, producing MLQIATDIDALARFGRALADPIRCRVLLVLREGPAHPADLAEALGITRTRLSNHLACLRDCGLVVAVPVGRRVRYELADPRLGHALDDLRSAVLAVAADTTCPDAGTEGCC
- a CDS encoding methyltransferase, encoding MSDGDGARAEDVDLARLSDLITPMAVRTAATLRLGDHMAEGRRTPEELAEAAGADPDALGRVLEHLVQVGLAERDGQGRYDLVGEGERLRSEHPRSVRAFLSVEHPVTRADLAFVHLPRSVRTGSASFPEQYGRGFWEDLAAAPERSAVFDAQMSSDVSTVAPDIAAACAWGRLGSLADVGGGDGTLLIELLRAHPGLRGAVVDLAPAAERARARLAEAGLTDRATGLAGDFFGELPVGYGGYLLCAVVHDWDRSSAVAILRRCAEAAGPSGRVFIAERTGEDGESPDTWMNLRMLVYFGGKDRGVTELVELAGEAGLDLVAAHPAGRMSVIELRPR
- a CDS encoding cation transporter, whose protein sequence is MAAPAGARPGAGRRAVLTRRIRLLVAATIAYNAVEAVVAIGAGAAASSAALIGFGLDSVIEVSSALAVAWQFSAREAAVRQAREKTAMLIIAVAFFALAGYVTVEALRSLLGAGEADPSGVGIALAALSVAIMPFLSLAQRRAGRELGSASAVADSKQTLLCTYLSAALLIGLLLNALLGWSWADPAVALLIAALAVKEGREAWRGDACCAPSGIAVAAGAEEAEGGAAGGGADACGCAPGCSCCA